The Streptomyces albofaciens JCM 4342 genome has a segment encoding these proteins:
- a CDS encoding GNAT family N-acetyltransferase, with translation MREHGFRFWPPYGIRIRTPRLELRLPDTALLDDLAAVSADGVHDPAEMPFSVPWTDGSPEKRGRSTFQHQLGLIAQWRPERWALGLAVTRDGKPVGIQELSAADFGVTREAETGSWLGLAHQNQGIGTEMRAAVLHLAFEQLGAHTVTSAAMTDNPRSLAVSRKLGYVPDGVQVIAVRGESRTLQRLRLDRERWAAHRTVPVEVAGWTEECRELFGA, from the coding sequence GTGCGGGAGCACGGGTTCCGCTTCTGGCCCCCGTACGGCATCCGTATCCGGACCCCGCGCCTGGAACTGCGCCTGCCGGACACCGCCCTGCTGGACGATCTCGCCGCGGTCTCCGCGGACGGTGTGCACGACCCGGCGGAGATGCCGTTCAGCGTGCCCTGGACGGATGGTTCCCCGGAGAAGCGCGGGCGGAGCACCTTCCAGCACCAGCTCGGCTTGATCGCGCAATGGCGGCCGGAGCGCTGGGCGCTGGGCCTGGCCGTGACGCGGGACGGCAAACCGGTGGGCATACAGGAACTCTCCGCCGCCGACTTCGGCGTGACCCGGGAGGCGGAGACCGGTTCCTGGCTGGGGCTCGCCCACCAGAACCAGGGCATCGGTACGGAAATGCGCGCGGCCGTCCTGCACCTCGCCTTCGAACAACTCGGCGCGCACACCGTGACGTCCGCCGCGATGACGGACAACCCCCGTTCCCTGGCCGTCTCGCGCAAGCTCGGGTACGTACCGGACGGTGTGCAGGTCATCGCGGTGCGCGGGGAATCGCGGACGTTGCAGCGGCTGCGGCTCGACCGCGAGCGGTGGGCGGCGCACCGGACGGTGCCGGTCGAGGTGGCGGGGTGGACAGAGGAGTGCCGGGAACTGTTCGGGGCGTGA
- a CDS encoding ABC transporter permease: MDAITGAWDWLATSANWAGEKGVWHRLGEHVYLSALCLAISCLIALPVALYLGHIGKGGALAVNISNVGRAVPTFAVLVLLTLSPLGTAGDWPTIIALVLFAVPPLLTNAYVGMREADRDVVEAARGMGMSGPQLLLRVELPLAYPLIMTGLRSAGVQVVATATLAALAGGGGLGRIITAGFGNYNTPQVVAGAVLVAVLALLVEGLLVLTDRAFDPMRRGRGRARRSRTAGDAAADGSASDDVTAAGSRA, encoded by the coding sequence ATGGACGCGATAACGGGTGCGTGGGACTGGCTGGCGACCTCGGCCAACTGGGCCGGCGAGAAGGGGGTGTGGCACCGGCTCGGCGAGCATGTCTACCTCAGCGCACTGTGCCTGGCGATCTCCTGCCTGATAGCCCTGCCGGTCGCCCTGTATCTGGGCCACATCGGCAAGGGCGGGGCGCTGGCCGTCAACATCTCCAACGTGGGCCGCGCGGTGCCGACGTTCGCCGTACTGGTCCTGCTGACGCTCAGTCCGCTGGGTACGGCGGGGGACTGGCCGACGATCATCGCGCTGGTGCTGTTCGCGGTGCCGCCGCTGCTGACCAACGCGTATGTGGGCATGCGGGAGGCCGACCGGGACGTGGTGGAGGCGGCGCGCGGGATGGGCATGTCCGGGCCGCAGCTGCTGCTGCGGGTCGAGCTGCCGCTCGCGTATCCGCTCATCATGACGGGGCTGCGCTCGGCCGGTGTCCAGGTGGTGGCCACGGCCACGCTCGCCGCGCTCGCGGGCGGCGGCGGCCTCGGCCGCATCATCACCGCCGGGTTCGGCAACTACAACACGCCGCAGGTGGTGGCGGGCGCGGTGCTCGTGGCCGTGCTGGCGCTGCTGGTCGAAGGGCTGCTGGTGCTGACGGACCGGGCCTTCGACCCGATGCGGCGGGGCCGGGGCCGGGCGCGGAGGTCGCGTACGGCGGGTGACGCGGCGGCGGACGGCTCGGCGTCGGACGACGTGACGGCGGCCGGGAGTCGGGCGTGA
- the folK gene encoding 2-amino-4-hydroxy-6-hydroxymethyldihydropteridine diphosphokinase produces MTSSDPTVQPVPTSVVERVDAADVTLSNPKRAVISLGSNLGNRLETLQGAIDALEDTPGVRVKAVSPVYETEPWGVDPGSQPTYFNAVVLIKTTLPPTSLLERGHAIEEAFERVRDERWGPRTIDVDILAYQDVVSEDPLLTLPHPRAHERAFVLVPWHDIDPEAEVPGRGAVAELLSAVGREGVTPRADLELRLPE; encoded by the coding sequence ATGACCAGCAGTGACCCGACCGTACAGCCGGTGCCCACGTCCGTGGTGGAGCGGGTGGACGCGGCGGACGTGACCCTCTCCAACCCCAAGCGCGCCGTGATCTCCCTCGGCAGCAACCTCGGCAACCGCCTGGAGACCCTCCAGGGCGCCATCGACGCCCTGGAGGACACCCCGGGCGTGCGGGTCAAGGCCGTCTCGCCGGTCTACGAGACCGAGCCGTGGGGCGTCGACCCCGGCTCCCAGCCCACGTACTTCAACGCGGTGGTGCTCATCAAGACGACGCTGCCGCCCACCTCGCTGCTGGAGCGCGGCCACGCCATCGAGGAGGCCTTCGAGCGCGTCCGCGACGAGCGCTGGGGCCCGCGCACGATCGACGTGGACATCCTCGCGTACCAGGACGTGGTCTCCGAGGACCCGCTGCTCACCCTGCCGCACCCGCGCGCCCACGAGCGCGCCTTCGTGCTGGTGCCGTGGCACGACATCGACCCGGAGGCGGAGGTCCCGGGCCGCGGCGCGGTGGCGGAGCTGCTCTCGGCGGTCGGCCGCGAGGGCGTGACGCCGCGGGCGGACCTGGAACTGCGGCTGCCGGAGTAG
- the folB gene encoding dihydroneopterin aldolase: protein MDRVALRGLKARGHHGVFPREREEGQTFIVDLVLGLDTRPAAAADDLAKTVHYGVVAEEVVAVVEGEPVDLIETLAERIAGQCLKHEGVQEVEVVVHKPDAPITVPFDDVTITITRSRV from the coding sequence GTGGATCGTGTCGCGCTGCGTGGGCTGAAGGCCAGAGGGCACCACGGGGTCTTCCCCCGGGAACGCGAGGAGGGCCAGACCTTCATCGTGGACCTGGTGCTGGGCCTGGACACCCGCCCGGCGGCGGCGGCCGACGACCTCGCGAAGACCGTGCATTACGGCGTCGTGGCGGAGGAGGTCGTGGCCGTCGTCGAGGGCGAGCCGGTCGACCTCATCGAGACGCTCGCGGAGCGCATCGCCGGGCAGTGCCTCAAGCACGAGGGGGTGCAGGAGGTGGAGGTGGTCGTCCACAAGCCGGACGCCCCGATCACCGTCCCCTTTGACGACGTGACCATCACCATCACCCGGAGCCGAGTATGA
- a CDS encoding TetR/AcrR family transcriptional regulator, whose translation MPKIVDPEARRRAVADAVLRVIGREGVEGASLRNVAEEAGLAIGSVRHYFRDHDELLLFTMRELSTRIDGRVRTHVDRLLGPAARDERPAQVEELIGEFLALDEERRQEAVLWMAFCGAARIRPELRACAVEMETGLRDLLARVLRGAQESGALPADLDVDLECLRLSALLDGLNLRAMLEPEYVTPEAQRAVLRRHLQGLRAPR comes from the coding sequence ATGCCGAAGATCGTTGATCCTGAGGCCCGCCGCCGGGCCGTCGCCGACGCCGTGCTGCGCGTGATCGGCCGGGAGGGGGTGGAAGGCGCCTCGCTGCGCAACGTCGCCGAAGAGGCCGGGCTGGCCATCGGATCGGTGCGGCACTACTTCCGCGACCACGACGAGCTGCTGCTCTTCACGATGCGCGAGCTGAGCACGCGCATCGACGGGCGCGTACGCACCCACGTGGACCGCCTGCTCGGCCCGGCGGCGCGCGACGAACGCCCGGCGCAGGTCGAGGAGCTGATCGGCGAGTTCCTGGCGCTGGACGAGGAGCGGCGGCAGGAGGCGGTCCTGTGGATGGCGTTCTGCGGGGCGGCCCGTATCCGTCCGGAGTTGCGGGCGTGCGCGGTGGAGATGGAGACCGGCCTGCGGGACCTGCTGGCGCGGGTGCTGCGCGGCGCGCAGGAATCCGGCGCCCTGCCCGCCGATCTGGACGTGGACCTGGAGTGCCTGCGGCTGTCCGCCCTGCTGGACGGCCTCAACCTGCGGGCGATGCTGGAGCCGGAGTACGTCACTCCGGAAGCGCAGCGGGCGGTGCTGCGGCGGCATTTGCAAGGGCTGCGGGCGCCCCGGTAA
- a CDS encoding MFS transporter, producing MPRNSASHPPSCAATAPTASTAPAASAPLAAPTTPATPNTATTPTTLATPAPAPGSWRFHGVVLALGTFVVGTDAFVIAGVLPDIAADLHIGLGAAGQLVTTFAIGYALLSPLLAALTASWSRRTVLITALLVFALGNAATALAPTYPLALAARVVAAAGAALYTPNASATAAALAGDAARGRAFALVNTGLTSALVLGAPLGTAVGGAYGWRTTMWLVTVLPLLVVPLLAARLPRVRIDTPRGLRRRLAPLADRRVLYALAVTVIVFVGIYIPFEYISAVYAPVLGHGADGGGTGAGSGGTDSTLAAVLLLIFGVTGTAGNLVAGHLADRFGPRRVILGASLALTGVFALVPLSRQWLPAALVAVAVSGWVSFSVTTPQQHRIAALAPQAQAVVVSLNAAAIHLAVSLAGGLGGIGVETVGAARLPWLAAGFTLVAAVLTAVGRRHE from the coding sequence ATGCCCCGCAACAGCGCGTCCCATCCACCGTCGTGCGCGGCCACCGCGCCCACCGCATCCACCGCGCCCGCCGCCTCCGCCCCACTCGCCGCGCCCACCACCCCCGCCACGCCGAATACAGCCACCACTCCCACGACCCTCGCCACCCCCGCCCCCGCCCCCGGAAGCTGGCGCTTCCACGGCGTGGTGCTCGCCCTCGGTACGTTCGTCGTCGGCACCGACGCCTTCGTGATCGCCGGCGTCCTCCCCGACATCGCCGCCGACCTGCACATCGGTCTCGGCGCCGCCGGACAGCTCGTCACGACGTTCGCCATCGGCTACGCGCTGCTCTCACCCCTCCTGGCCGCGCTCACCGCGAGCTGGTCACGGCGTACGGTCCTGATCACCGCGCTGCTCGTCTTCGCACTCGGCAACGCGGCCACCGCCCTGGCCCCCACCTACCCGCTGGCCCTCGCCGCCCGCGTCGTCGCGGCGGCCGGCGCCGCGCTCTACACTCCGAACGCCTCGGCCACCGCCGCCGCCCTCGCGGGCGATGCGGCACGCGGGCGGGCCTTCGCCCTGGTGAACACCGGGCTGACCTCGGCGCTGGTCCTCGGGGCGCCGCTCGGCACCGCCGTCGGCGGCGCGTACGGGTGGCGCACCACGATGTGGCTGGTCACCGTGCTGCCCCTGCTCGTCGTACCGCTGCTCGCCGCCCGCCTGCCCCGCGTACGCATCGACACCCCGCGCGGCCTGCGCCGTCGCCTCGCCCCGCTGGCGGACCGCCGCGTCCTGTACGCGCTGGCCGTCACCGTGATCGTGTTCGTCGGGATCTACATCCCGTTCGAGTACATCAGCGCCGTCTACGCGCCGGTGCTCGGCCACGGCGCGGACGGCGGCGGTACGGGAGCCGGGAGCGGCGGTACGGACAGCACCCTGGCAGCCGTCCTGCTGCTGATCTTCGGCGTCACCGGTACGGCGGGGAACCTCGTCGCCGGGCACCTGGCCGACCGCTTCGGCCCGCGGCGGGTGATCCTCGGCGCCTCGCTCGCACTCACCGGCGTCTTCGCGCTCGTACCGCTGAGCAGGCAGTGGCTGCCCGCCGCGCTGGTCGCGGTGGCGGTGTCCGGGTGGGTGTCGTTCTCGGTGACCACACCGCAGCAGCACCGGATCGCCGCGCTCGCCCCACAGGCGCAGGCCGTGGTCGTCTCCCTCAACGCGGCCGCCATCCATCTCGCCGTATCCCTGGCGGGCGGTCTGGGCGGCATCGGCGTGGAGACGGTGGGAGCGGCCCGCCTGCCGTGGCTGGCCGCCGGGTTCACGCTGGTCGCGGCCGTACTGACGGCGGTCGGCCGACGCCACGAGTGA
- a CDS encoding ABC transporter substrate-binding protein: MNQDSNSQHHSHRTDQHATRDPARRAGRGRRPARVLRAAVIAGTVTALAGGLAACGGKSLEEKGGARSGGGKGDIVIGSAGFTESKVLAEIYSKILNDAGYHATVKTLANRELYEPALEKGQIDVVPEYASTLAEFLNAKKNGPDAKPVASSDIAKTVEALKALAGPRGLKVLPAGEATDQNAFAVTKEFADRYHLKTLSDLGRSKQKVKLAAGEECETRPFCKPGLEKTYGIDVTGIDPKGVGTTQAKQAVKDGTDQMVLTTTTDATLDNFGLVLLKDDKKLQNADNVLPVVNAKSAGDKEIETALGKLTDKLTTADLIDLNRKVDAERQKPADVARAYLESKGLAKK, translated from the coding sequence ATGAACCAGGACTCGAACAGCCAGCACCACAGCCATCGCACCGACCAGCACGCCACTCGGGACCCCGCCCGTCGGGCCGGGCGCGGCCGGAGACCGGCCCGCGTCCTGCGGGCCGCGGTGATCGCGGGCACTGTGACCGCGCTGGCGGGCGGGCTGGCCGCATGCGGGGGAAAGAGCCTGGAGGAGAAGGGCGGCGCGCGGAGCGGCGGCGGTAAGGGGGACATCGTCATCGGCTCGGCCGGATTCACCGAATCGAAGGTGCTCGCGGAGATCTATTCCAAGATCCTTAACGACGCCGGATACCACGCCACGGTCAAGACGCTCGCCAATCGTGAGCTGTACGAACCGGCGCTGGAGAAGGGCCAGATCGACGTCGTGCCGGAATACGCCTCGACGCTCGCCGAATTCCTCAACGCCAAGAAGAACGGCCCCGACGCGAAGCCCGTCGCCTCCAGCGACATCGCCAAGACGGTCGAGGCCCTGAAGGCGCTCGCCGGGCCGCGCGGACTGAAGGTGCTGCCGGCCGGGGAGGCGACGGACCAGAACGCGTTCGCGGTGACCAAGGAATTCGCCGACCGCTACCACCTGAAGACGCTCTCCGACCTCGGCCGGTCGAAGCAGAAGGTCAAGCTGGCGGCGGGCGAGGAGTGCGAGACGCGCCCGTTCTGCAAGCCGGGCCTGGAGAAGACGTACGGCATAGACGTGACGGGCATCGACCCGAAGGGCGTCGGCACCACCCAGGCCAAGCAGGCGGTCAAGGACGGCACGGACCAGATGGTGCTGACCACCACGACGGACGCCACGCTCGACAACTTCGGCCTGGTGCTGCTGAAGGACGACAAGAAGCTGCAGAATGCCGACAACGTGCTGCCCGTGGTGAATGCGAAGAGCGCCGGTGACAAGGAGATCGAGACGGCTCTCGGCAAGCTCACGGACAAGCTGACCACCGCCGATCTGATCGACCTGAACCGCAAGGTCGACGCGGAACGGCAGAAGCCGGCGGATGTCGCGCGCGCATATCTGGAGTCGAAGGGACTGGCAAAGAAGTAA
- a CDS encoding TetR/AcrR family transcriptional regulator: MPTNARERLVRAAEDLFYAEGIRAVGVERLLATSGVGRASFYRHFASKDDLVVAMIDGYGRRWFDWLHAAVAERGGTPLALFDALAARFASDDYRGCAAINTMVEIADPASAAHRAAAAHKATLTSYVAELLTGAGYTRGTRELAEQLVLLIDGAQVTALRERSAAPALRAKAVATALLAAA, from the coding sequence ATGCCGACCAACGCCAGGGAACGGCTCGTCAGGGCAGCCGAGGACCTCTTCTACGCCGAGGGCATCCGCGCCGTCGGTGTCGAGCGGCTGCTCGCCACCTCCGGGGTGGGCCGGGCTTCGTTCTACCGGCACTTCGCGAGCAAGGACGACCTGGTCGTGGCCATGATCGACGGATATGGCCGGCGCTGGTTCGACTGGCTGCACGCCGCGGTCGCCGAGCGCGGCGGCACGCCGCTCGCCCTCTTCGACGCCCTCGCCGCGCGCTTCGCGTCCGACGACTACCGTGGCTGCGCCGCCATCAACACCATGGTCGAGATCGCGGACCCGGCCAGCGCCGCGCACCGCGCCGCCGCCGCCCACAAGGCCACCCTGACCTCGTACGTCGCCGAACTGCTCACCGGCGCCGGCTACACCCGCGGCACCCGCGAACTCGCCGAACAGCTCGTCCTGCTGATCGACGGCGCCCAGGTCACCGCCCTGCGCGAGCGCTCGGCGGCCCCCGCCCTGCGCGCCAAGGCGGTGGCGACCGCCCTGCTCGCCGCCGCGTGA
- a CDS encoding nuclear transport factor 2 family protein, translated as MSPRTDIELVEQANTDLYEAMERGDHAAMSEMWMDGQVSVVHPGWPVLRGRGEVLRSYALIMANTEYIQFFLTDVEIDVLGDTALVTCTENILSGGPAEEDGSVGPLIGQLVVATNVFRRTEEGWRVWSHHGSPVLADRDDDEDGEAGEAGDGDGPGVGGVGGG; from the coding sequence GTGAGTCCACGTACGGACATCGAGCTGGTCGAGCAGGCGAACACCGACCTGTACGAGGCCATGGAGCGCGGAGATCACGCGGCCATGTCCGAGATGTGGATGGACGGCCAGGTGAGCGTGGTGCACCCGGGCTGGCCGGTGCTGCGCGGGCGCGGCGAGGTGCTGCGCTCGTACGCCCTGATCATGGCGAACACCGAGTACATCCAGTTCTTCCTGACGGACGTGGAGATCGACGTCCTGGGCGACACCGCGCTGGTCACCTGCACCGAGAACATCCTCAGCGGCGGGCCGGCGGAGGAGGACGGCTCGGTCGGGCCGCTGATCGGCCAGCTGGTCGTGGCGACCAATGTATTCCGGCGTACGGAAGAGGGCTGGCGGGTCTGGTCGCACCACGGCTCGCCCGTCCTGGCGGACCGGGACGACGATGAGGACGGGGAAGCGGGGGAGGCCGGCGACGGCGACGGGCCGGGCGTCGGAGGCGTGGGCGGCGGCTGA
- a CDS encoding DUF3180 domain-containing protein — protein sequence MKQLHIKVLVGLFLAAGVLAWAGARLWDALGTLPSVPLAAPIVLALIAAVLAATALSLRSRLNAQRAREPGAKGVDPLVAARAVVFGQASALVASLVAGLYGGVGVFLLTTSMDEDPRRDQAVHAGFSVLAGVAVVAAAIFLERVCKLPEDDDETGAGGASPA from the coding sequence GTGAAGCAGCTACACATCAAGGTGCTGGTCGGGCTGTTCCTGGCGGCCGGGGTGCTGGCGTGGGCCGGCGCCCGGCTGTGGGACGCCCTCGGCACGCTCCCCAGCGTGCCGCTGGCGGCCCCCATCGTGCTGGCCCTGATCGCCGCCGTCCTGGCCGCCACCGCCCTGTCCCTGCGCTCCCGGCTGAACGCCCAGCGCGCCCGTGAGCCCGGCGCCAAGGGCGTCGACCCGCTGGTCGCCGCCCGCGCCGTCGTCTTCGGCCAGGCGAGCGCCCTGGTGGCGTCCCTGGTGGCCGGTCTGTACGGCGGCGTCGGCGTCTTCCTGCTGACCACGAGCATGGACGAGGACCCGCGCCGGGACCAGGCCGTCCACGCCGGCTTCTCGGTCCTGGCGGGAGTGGCGGTGGTGGCCGCCGCGATCTTCCTGGAGCGGGTGTGCAAGCTTCCGGAGGACGACGACGAGACGGGCGCGGGGGGCGCGAGCCCGGCGTAG
- a CDS encoding DUF1453 family protein: protein MNSWLLAALIAAALVLVIVKRLKGEPVNVRELFAGPAVLTALGIAFIAKADNVTGTDLAWVIPGAFLGLALGAVRGRLVHLGEKDGALWQRYTGRTFAVVIASLLISAGYGFLAEHMGMHPYARPTQLSIGVSFLGESLLIYFRARRTGTPFAAEGSRSPLDFLVRRSR, encoded by the coding sequence GTGAACAGCTGGCTGCTCGCGGCGCTCATCGCCGCGGCCCTCGTCCTCGTGATCGTCAAGCGGCTGAAGGGCGAGCCGGTCAACGTCCGTGAGCTCTTCGCGGGCCCGGCCGTCCTCACCGCACTCGGCATCGCCTTCATCGCCAAGGCCGACAACGTGACGGGGACCGACCTCGCCTGGGTGATCCCCGGCGCCTTCCTGGGGCTCGCGCTCGGCGCCGTACGCGGCCGCCTGGTCCACCTCGGCGAGAAGGACGGCGCCCTGTGGCAGCGCTACACCGGCCGCACGTTCGCCGTCGTCATCGCGTCGCTGCTGATCTCCGCCGGTTACGGCTTCCTCGCCGAGCACATGGGCATGCACCCGTACGCCCGCCCCACCCAACTGAGCATCGGCGTCAGCTTCCTGGGCGAGTCGCTGCTGATCTACTTCCGTGCGCGCAGGACGGGGACGCCGTTCGCGGCAGAGGGGAGCAGGAGCCCGCTCGACTTCCTCGTCCGCCGCTCCCGGTGA
- a CDS encoding ABC transporter permease, translating to MGAQSCLEANDWICGEYVRTRSQELIDATVQHVGITLVSVVLGLLIAFPLALVARRWRTAAGPVLGLTTILYTVPSLAMFALLTPVFGVSAAVVVTGLVLYSLTLLVRNILAGLESVPQEVREAARGMGYGPVRLLFGVELPLALPALTAGLRIATVSTVAMTTIGAVVGYGGLGNLISSGMEGFFKAEVLTASVLCVLLAVIADVLLLGLQRLLTPWTRAQARARSRARRERRAAGRAKKAVA from the coding sequence GTGGGTGCGCAGAGCTGCCTGGAAGCGAACGACTGGATCTGCGGTGAGTATGTCCGGACGCGCAGCCAGGAGTTGATCGACGCGACCGTCCAGCATGTGGGCATCACCCTGGTGTCCGTCGTCCTCGGGCTGCTGATCGCCTTCCCGCTGGCGCTGGTGGCCCGCCGCTGGCGGACCGCCGCGGGCCCGGTCCTCGGGCTGACGACGATTTTGTACACGGTCCCTTCGCTGGCCATGTTCGCCCTGCTGACCCCGGTCTTCGGCGTCTCGGCGGCCGTGGTCGTCACGGGCCTCGTGCTGTACTCCCTGACGCTCCTCGTGCGCAACATCCTGGCCGGGCTGGAGTCCGTGCCGCAGGAGGTGCGCGAGGCCGCCCGCGGCATGGGGTACGGCCCGGTGAGGCTGCTGTTCGGCGTCGAACTCCCGCTGGCGCTGCCCGCGTTGACGGCCGGGCTGCGCATCGCGACGGTCTCGACGGTGGCGATGACGACGATCGGCGCCGTGGTGGGCTACGGCGGCCTCGGGAACCTCATATCCAGCGGCATGGAGGGCTTCTTCAAGGCGGAGGTGCTGACGGCCTCGGTGCTGTGCGTGCTGCTCGCGGTGATCGCCGACGTGCTCCTCCTCGGCCTCCAGCGGCTGCTGACGCCGTGGACCCGGGCGCAGGCGCGGGCGCGCTCCCGGGCGCGGCGCGAGCGGCGGGCCGCGGGCCGGGCGAAGAAGGCGGTGGCCTAG
- a CDS encoding ABC transporter ATP-binding protein, with protein MIRFEHVTKSYADGTTAVDDLSFEVGEGELVTLVGPSGCGKTTTMKMVNRLIEPTSGQIFLDGVDISTIDPVELRRRIGYVIQQVGLFPHKTVLDNTATVPHLLGWQRKKARDRAAELLDLVGLDPAQYGDRYPEQLSGGQRQRVGVARALAADPPVLLMDEPFGAVDPVVREHLQTEFLRLQSTLHKTVLFVTHDIEEAVRLGDRIAVYGSGRVEQFDTPATVLGAPATPYVAEFVGADRGLKRLSVTPIETGDLEQPPVVRLDDDAARAAGRLAEEGAAWAVVLDADGSLHGWVSGAGLAAGTGGPGGPGTAGGEVRDHARRMDAWLPVGAPLKQAFSTMLQHDAGWIAVLDGERFLGVLTPAALHAALRRSTAADAGHVQREDVVVESVPGA; from the coding sequence ATGATCCGTTTCGAGCATGTCACCAAGAGCTACGCCGACGGCACCACCGCCGTCGACGACCTCTCCTTCGAGGTCGGGGAGGGCGAGCTGGTCACGCTCGTCGGGCCCTCGGGCTGCGGCAAGACCACGACGATGAAGATGGTCAACCGGCTCATCGAGCCGACGAGCGGTCAGATCTTCCTGGACGGCGTGGACATATCGACCATCGACCCCGTCGAGCTGCGGCGCCGCATCGGCTACGTCATCCAGCAGGTCGGCCTCTTCCCGCACAAGACGGTGCTGGACAACACCGCCACCGTCCCGCACCTGCTCGGCTGGCAGCGCAAGAAGGCCCGGGACCGCGCGGCCGAACTCCTCGACCTGGTCGGCCTGGACCCCGCGCAGTACGGGGACCGCTACCCGGAGCAGCTCTCCGGCGGTCAGCGCCAGCGCGTCGGCGTGGCCCGCGCGCTGGCCGCCGACCCGCCCGTCCTGCTGATGGACGAGCCGTTCGGCGCGGTCGACCCGGTCGTGCGCGAACACCTCCAGACGGAGTTCCTGCGCCTGCAGTCCACGCTCCACAAGACGGTGCTCTTCGTCACCCACGACATCGAGGAAGCGGTCCGGCTCGGGGACCGCATCGCGGTGTACGGGTCGGGGCGCGTCGAGCAGTTCGACACCCCGGCAACGGTGCTGGGCGCGCCGGCCACCCCGTACGTGGCGGAGTTCGTCGGCGCCGACCGCGGCCTCAAGCGCCTGTCGGTCACCCCGATCGAGACCGGCGACCTGGAGCAGCCGCCGGTGGTCCGGCTCGACGACGACGCGGCGCGGGCCGCGGGCCGGCTGGCCGAGGAGGGCGCGGCCTGGGCCGTGGTGCTCGACGCGGACGGGAGCCTGCACGGGTGGGTCTCCGGCGCCGGGCTGGCCGCCGGAACGGGCGGGCCGGGCGGGCCCGGCACGGCCGGTGGCGAGGTGCGGGACCACGCGCGGCGCATGGACGCGTGGCTGCCGGTCGGGGCGCCGCTGAAGCAGGCGTTCAGCACGATGCTCCAGCACGACGCGGGCTGGATCGCGGTGCTGGACGGCGAGCGCTTCCTCGGCGTATTGACGCCCGCGGCCCTGCATGCCGCGCTGCGGCGGTCCACGGCGGCGGACGCCGGGCACGTACAGCGGGAGGACGTCGTGGTGGAGAGCGTGCCCGGCGCGTAG
- a CDS encoding DUF4232 domain-containing protein, with protein sequence MVRIALAAALAVTALAAAGCSSASEPKGRSEPKPTAKPSRTAPACPEDGVVIKGLPVDAAMGTRAMGITLTNCGTRPYKVNGYPGVRVLDERRKPLDVRIAHGSDIVDDVGPEPLTLQPGEHARAVLMWRNRVTDVTGNAVNGAYLALTPADGGGRPQTVRELIDLGSTGKLGVTAWHREGPKPRR encoded by the coding sequence GTGGTGCGGATCGCGCTGGCGGCCGCCCTCGCCGTCACGGCACTCGCCGCGGCCGGCTGCTCGTCGGCGTCGGAGCCCAAGGGCCGGTCGGAACCGAAGCCCACGGCCAAGCCCTCCAGGACCGCGCCCGCCTGTCCCGAAGACGGCGTCGTCATCAAGGGGCTGCCGGTGGACGCCGCCATGGGCACCCGTGCGATGGGGATCACCCTGACCAACTGCGGCACCCGCCCGTACAAGGTCAACGGCTACCCGGGCGTCCGCGTCCTCGACGAGCGGCGCAAGCCGCTGGACGTGAGGATCGCGCACGGCTCGGACATCGTGGACGACGTCGGCCCCGAACCGCTGACGCTCCAGCCGGGCGAGCACGCCAGGGCCGTACTGATGTGGCGCAACCGGGTCACGGACGTGACGGGCAACGCCGTGAACGGCGCGTACCTGGCGCTCACACCGGCCGACGGCGGCGGCCGGCCGCAGACGGTGCGTGAGCTGATCGACCTCGGCAGCACCGGCAAGCTGGGCGTCACGGCGTGGCACCGGGAAGGGCCGAAGCCGCGTAGGTAG